A stretch of Bradyrhizobium sp. AZCC 2262 DNA encodes these proteins:
- a CDS encoding TRAP transporter substrate-binding protein has protein sequence MKRRDFLKVGGVGLAASAVAAPAIAQSNPEIKWRLTASWPKSLDTLYGGCEYFVKRVAEITDNKFQIQSFAAGEIVPGLQVLDAVSNGTVEMGNTALYYYWGKDPAFTFGTSLPFGLNTRSHISWLRFGGGMDMLNDLLKEYKCVGIPTGSTGAQMGGWFRKEIKSMDDFKGLKFRIGGFAGTIIAKVGGVPQQIAGGDIYPALEKGTIDAAEWVGPYDDEKLGFVKVAKYYYYPGWWEGTGQGHNIMNLEKFNALPKHYQAAIETASYDTFTWVTGKYDYVNPAALKRLLAAGAILKPFPQEVLEACYSAANGIYADLSKTNPHFNKMYTSLAAFRNESLAWNQVAELSYDSFMMRMRTRT, from the coding sequence ATGAAACGTCGTGATTTCCTAAAGGTGGGCGGCGTCGGTCTCGCCGCCAGCGCGGTTGCAGCACCTGCGATTGCGCAATCGAATCCAGAAATAAAGTGGCGGCTTACGGCGAGCTGGCCGAAGTCGCTCGATACGCTCTACGGCGGCTGCGAATATTTCGTCAAACGCGTTGCCGAAATCACCGACAACAAATTCCAGATTCAGTCATTTGCTGCGGGCGAAATCGTCCCGGGCCTGCAGGTGCTCGACGCCGTCTCGAACGGCACCGTCGAGATGGGCAATACTGCGCTTTACTACTACTGGGGCAAGGATCCTGCCTTCACCTTCGGCACCTCGTTGCCGTTCGGTCTTAACACGCGCTCGCATATCTCCTGGCTGAGGTTCGGCGGCGGCATGGACATGCTCAATGACCTGCTGAAAGAATACAAGTGCGTCGGCATTCCGACCGGAAGCACAGGCGCCCAAATGGGCGGCTGGTTCCGGAAGGAGATCAAGTCGATGGACGACTTCAAGGGCCTCAAATTCCGCATCGGCGGATTCGCAGGCACCATCATCGCCAAGGTCGGCGGCGTGCCGCAGCAGATCGCGGGCGGCGACATCTATCCGGCGCTGGAGAAGGGCACCATCGATGCCGCCGAGTGGGTCGGACCGTATGACGACGAGAAGCTCGGCTTCGTGAAGGTCGCGAAGTATTATTACTATCCGGGCTGGTGGGAAGGCACCGGCCAGGGACACAACATCATGAACCTCGAGAAGTTCAACGCCCTGCCGAAGCACTATCAGGCCGCGATCGAGACCGCTTCCTACGACACGTTCACTTGGGTCACCGGCAAATACGATTACGTGAATCCGGCGGCGCTGAAGCGGTTGCTGGCGGCGGGCGCGATCCTGAAGCCGTTCCCGCAGGAAGTTCTGGAGGCCTGCTACAGTGCCGCCAACGGCATCTATGCAGATCTGTCCAAGACCAATCCGCACTTCAACAAGATGTATACGAGCCTGGCGGCGTTCCGCAACGAATCGCTGGCGTGGAATCAGGTGGCTGAATTGAGCTACGACAGCTTCATGATGCGGATGCGCACCCGCACCTGA
- a CDS encoding Vgb family protein yields the protein MTRRLALATTVAAIVLGNTAGASAQTYEVTKLVPGSAFHGVHGLGIDKSGRLFAGSVAGAALYEVDRNNGTAKIAVPSPEGMADDIAFAPDGTMAWTGFLTGDLYSRKGDGPVKKLASGLPGINSLAFRKDGRLYATQVFLGDALYEIDVEGVKPPRKIMEKMGGLNGFEFGPDDMLYGPLWFKGQVAKVDVDKAELSVVADGFKIPAAVNFDSKGNLFVVDTALGQLVRVDPKSGAKKMVAQLKPSLDNLAIDDKDRIFVSNMADNGIQEVDPETGTAKQVIIGKLALPGGIGVVSDGGKDTIYVADVFAYRTVDGATGEVSEPARMHADGVTLEYPMSATAKGDDVLLSSWFTGTVQLIDRKTGKTKEMLHDFKAPHDAVKLGDGSILVNELGSKSLVRASGEHGKDRTVVIGNLEGPVGLAAGSGGAVYLTEAFAGQVSKVEANGEKTVIAKDLKGPEGIALAPDGKLIVAEVGAKQIIQIDPANRTVTEIAGNLPIGLPATPGGLPSNIPTGVGVGATGVIYFSSDLENAIYKVTKK from the coding sequence ATGACGCGCAGGCTTGCACTCGCAACGACGGTTGCGGCGATCGTTCTTGGAAACACGGCCGGCGCATCGGCGCAGACCTACGAGGTTACCAAGCTGGTTCCGGGATCGGCGTTTCATGGCGTGCACGGGCTCGGGATCGACAAGTCCGGGCGCCTGTTCGCCGGCAGCGTCGCGGGCGCCGCGCTCTACGAGGTAGATCGCAATAACGGCACGGCGAAGATTGCGGTCCCCTCGCCCGAAGGCATGGCCGACGACATCGCGTTTGCGCCCGACGGCACCATGGCGTGGACGGGCTTCCTCACCGGCGATCTCTATTCGCGCAAAGGCGACGGCCCGGTGAAGAAGCTCGCCTCCGGCCTGCCCGGCATCAACTCGCTCGCCTTCCGCAAGGATGGGCGGCTGTACGCAACGCAGGTGTTTTTGGGCGACGCGCTTTATGAGATCGATGTCGAGGGCGTAAAACCGCCGCGCAAGATCATGGAGAAGATGGGCGGCCTCAACGGCTTCGAATTCGGACCGGACGACATGCTGTACGGCCCGCTGTGGTTCAAGGGCCAGGTCGCCAAGGTCGACGTCGACAAGGCCGAACTCTCCGTGGTCGCCGACGGCTTCAAGATTCCGGCTGCGGTTAATTTCGATTCCAAGGGCAATCTCTTTGTGGTCGATACCGCGCTCGGCCAGTTGGTGCGGGTCGATCCGAAGAGCGGCGCCAAGAAGATGGTCGCGCAGCTCAAGCCCTCGCTCGACAATCTCGCGATCGACGACAAGGATCGCATCTTCGTCTCCAACATGGCCGACAACGGCATTCAGGAGGTCGATCCGGAAACCGGCACTGCCAAGCAGGTCATCATCGGCAAGCTGGCGCTGCCCGGCGGCATCGGCGTTGTCTCTGACGGCGGAAAGGACACCATCTATGTCGCCGACGTGTTCGCCTACCGCACCGTGGATGGCGCGACCGGCGAGGTCTCCGAACCGGCACGCATGCATGCCGACGGCGTGACGCTGGAATATCCGATGAGCGCCACCGCCAAGGGCGACGATGTGCTGCTGTCGAGCTGGTTCACCGGCACGGTGCAACTGATCGACCGCAAGACCGGCAAGACCAAGGAGATGCTGCACGACTTCAAGGCGCCGCACGACGCGGTCAAGCTCGGCGACGGCAGCATTCTCGTCAACGAACTCGGCAGCAAATCGCTGGTCCGCGCCTCAGGCGAGCACGGCAAGGACCGCACGGTGGTGATCGGCAACCTCGAAGGGCCGGTCGGCCTTGCCGCGGGATCAGGCGGCGCGGTCTATCTGACCGAAGCCTTCGCCGGCCAGGTCTCGAAGGTGGAAGCCAACGGCGAGAAAACCGTCATCGCCAAGGATCTCAAGGGACCCGAGGGCATCGCGCTGGCACCGGACGGCAAATTGATCGTGGCCGAAGTCGGCGCCAAGCAGATCATCCAGATCGATCCGGCGAACAGAACGGTGACCGAGATCGCCGGCAATCTGCCGATTGGCCTGCCCGCCACGCCCGGCGGCCTGCCGAGCAACATTCCGACCGGCGTCGGCGTCGGCGCGACCGGGGTAATCTACTTCTCGTCGGATTTGGAAAACGCGATTTACAAGGTCACGAAAAAATAG
- a CDS encoding MOSC domain-containing protein → MPATAPPARITGIYRYPVKGLTPEQLAHAELSPGQTLLADRRYAIENGPSGFNPVEPKWLPKPHFLMLMRDEWLAGLRTHFDDSSNVLAINHNGRIVAQGNLATPEGRATIENFFASTFPDLIKGPPKVLESPGHSFSDVARKVVSIINLASVRAIENMVDAPVHPLRFRANLYVEGWPAWHEFDLVDRTLAIGDVRLKVVKRIVRCAAINVDPDTAQRDLAIPQALQRMLGHGDCGIYAEVIEGGTISAEDIIAAEEPELL, encoded by the coding sequence ATGCCTGCCACCGCCCCGCCTGCCCGGATCACCGGAATCTACCGCTACCCCGTCAAGGGCCTGACCCCCGAGCAGCTTGCCCACGCCGAACTTAGCCCCGGCCAGACGCTTTTGGCCGACCGCCGCTACGCGATCGAAAACGGCCCCTCCGGGTTTAACCCGGTCGAGCCGAAATGGCTGCCGAAACCACACTTCCTGATGTTGATGCGCGACGAATGGCTGGCCGGCCTGCGCACCCATTTCGACGATTCGAGCAACGTGCTCGCGATCAACCACAACGGCCGGATCGTGGCCCAGGGCAATCTCGCAACGCCCGAGGGCCGGGCGACGATCGAAAACTTCTTCGCCTCGACTTTTCCCGACCTGATCAAGGGGCCGCCGAAGGTGTTGGAAAGCCCGGGCCACAGTTTTTCGGATGTCGCCCGCAAGGTCGTCTCCATCATCAATCTCGCCAGCGTCCGCGCCATCGAGAACATGGTGGACGCGCCGGTCCATCCGCTTCGCTTCCGCGCCAACCTCTATGTCGAGGGCTGGCCGGCCTGGCACGAATTCGACCTCGTCGACCGCACGCTGGCGATCGGCGACGTGAGACTCAAGGTCGTGAAGCGCATCGTCCGCTGCGCAGCCATCAATGTCGATCCGGATACGGCCCAGCGCGACCTCGCCATTCCGCAAGCGCTGCAGCGCATGCTCGGCCACGGCGACTGCGGGATCTATGCCGAAGTGATCGAGGGCGGCACCATCAGTGCCGAGGATATTATTGCGGCGGAAGAGCCGGAGTTGTTGTGA
- a CDS encoding DnaJ domain-containing protein, whose product MTTLYELLGALPDDDADGLRDAFRRAARASHPDVNPGDPEAAARFRRIVRANAILSDTRQREAYDRLLELARRQQSGVPKRSNVSGTIRKLGADAIVSAAVSAVLVGGYLLLRPVDGRSVASAQVTDMSGMSKREVAPAPTANKISDAYGRTGRRDQLAVAGAGMKLDLNLRDVEAPIKPDGIAPAATTGIAPASEHGSPAGDVGTKDAKYYRERGMSAYRAGDLVIALANFDLAIDMDPGLSDSYINRGIVFRRMGDLKRALADVAEAKRIENSNRNRSPSTAHAP is encoded by the coding sequence ATGACCACTCTTTACGAGTTGCTGGGCGCGCTTCCGGACGACGATGCGGACGGTCTCAGAGACGCGTTCCGCAGGGCCGCGAGGGCAAGTCATCCCGACGTCAATCCCGGCGACCCGGAAGCTGCAGCGAGATTCCGGCGGATTGTCCGCGCCAACGCCATACTGAGCGACACGCGGCAGCGAGAGGCCTATGACCGGCTGCTCGAACTCGCACGCCGGCAGCAAAGCGGGGTGCCAAAGCGCAGCAACGTCTCCGGCACGATCCGCAAGCTGGGCGCTGACGCCATCGTGAGTGCTGCCGTCTCCGCAGTGCTCGTCGGGGGTTACCTTCTGCTCAGGCCCGTCGACGGGCGGTCCGTCGCTTCGGCGCAGGTGACCGATATGTCCGGCATGTCCAAGCGCGAAGTCGCGCCGGCGCCCACCGCAAACAAAATATCCGACGCATACGGCCGAACCGGACGGCGCGACCAGCTTGCAGTCGCCGGAGCCGGCATGAAGCTCGACTTGAATCTGCGGGACGTCGAAGCGCCGATCAAGCCTGACGGCATTGCACCTGCTGCGACGACAGGTATCGCTCCTGCAAGCGAGCATGGTTCGCCGGCTGGCGACGTCGGGACCAAGGATGCCAAATATTATCGAGAACGGGGCATGTCAGCGTATCGTGCCGGAGATCTGGTTATTGCGCTCGCCAACTTCGACCTGGCGATAGATATGGATCCCGGCTTGTCGGATTCCTACATCAATCGCGGCATTGTCTTCCGTCGCATGGGCGACCTCAAGCGCGCATTGGCTGATGTCGCCGAGGCCAAGCGCATCGAAAATTCGAATCGGAACAGGTCCCCTTCGACGGCGCACGCGCCCTAG
- a CDS encoding SDR family oxidoreductase, translated as MADKKVVIAGATGLVGNAALRHFGRAGGCDVVALSRRKPRGLYGARHVSTDLTDPAQCTQAATALQNTTHLVYAALYEAPNLIDGWRDPDQIRTNDLMLRNLMAALEPVAPTLRHVVLLQGTKAYGVHVRPLNVPAREARSEMYEQPNFYWAQENFLRERQQGKAWHWSILRPVLIVGEAMGGAMDLIPPLGVYAALLREQGGPLHYPGGAARVSQAVDVDLLARAIAWSGEARAARNEAFNVINGDVFTWENVWPAIADALEMKPGQAVSLSLAQEYPKWIAPWNELRRKHDLVSPELEAFVGLSFQYADYSMRFGQTQPGPPSIVSTVKINQAGFTEMMDTEAMFRKWFGHARASRLLP; from the coding sequence ATGGCTGACAAGAAAGTGGTGATCGCAGGCGCGACGGGGCTGGTGGGAAATGCCGCATTGCGGCACTTCGGCCGGGCCGGCGGCTGCGACGTTGTGGCGCTGTCGCGCCGCAAGCCGCGCGGGCTTTACGGCGCCCGCCACGTATCGACCGACCTGACCGATCCGGCGCAATGCACGCAGGCCGCAACAGCGTTGCAGAATACAACCCATCTCGTCTATGCCGCGCTCTATGAAGCGCCGAACCTGATCGACGGCTGGCGCGATCCGGACCAGATACGAACCAACGATTTGATGCTGCGCAATCTGATGGCGGCGCTCGAACCGGTTGCACCGACGCTCCGCCATGTCGTGTTGCTGCAGGGTACGAAGGCGTATGGCGTCCACGTTCGCCCGCTTAACGTGCCCGCGCGCGAAGCCCGCTCGGAAATGTACGAGCAGCCGAACTTCTACTGGGCTCAGGAGAATTTTCTGCGCGAACGGCAGCAGGGCAAGGCCTGGCACTGGAGCATCCTTCGTCCGGTCCTGATCGTCGGAGAAGCGATGGGCGGTGCGATGGATCTGATCCCGCCGCTCGGCGTCTATGCGGCGTTGCTGCGCGAGCAGGGTGGCCCGCTTCATTATCCCGGCGGCGCAGCGCGAGTGTCGCAGGCGGTCGACGTCGACTTGCTCGCGCGTGCCATCGCGTGGTCGGGCGAAGCACGCGCGGCGCGGAACGAGGCCTTCAACGTCATCAACGGCGACGTCTTTACCTGGGAGAATGTTTGGCCGGCGATTGCTGATGCGCTTGAAATGAAGCCAGGCCAGGCGGTGTCACTATCGCTGGCGCAGGAATATCCGAAATGGATCGCGCCGTGGAACGAGCTGCGCCGCAAGCACGATCTGGTTTCGCCGGAGCTGGAAGCGTTCGTCGGCCTGTCGTTCCAGTATGCCGATTACAGCATGCGTTTTGGCCAGACGCAGCCGGGGCCGCCGTCGATCGTATCGACCGTGAAGATCAACCAGGCCGGTTTCACCGAGATGATGGATACCGAGGCGATGTTTCGCAAATGGTTTGGGCACGCCCGCGCGAGCCGGCTGCTGCCTTAG
- a CDS encoding peptidoglycan DD-metalloendopeptidase family protein, whose translation MSQKAPRGSGYARETGIIDLGHEPPLSVDGSEAAVIDRRRVSVQWFSGTILTGLCGAALIGGAVFASLDGEMTFAKVPERVEGALRGAFGANDRTTTLHKSDRLPPPGESSASRNVMRVSTVTRVGNRDVMRVRPFVRISGNLSMTTSDLSSKIPPFNAQRMLTDVGSTTQAASEDPNNPEAVEPDAEVSFVTKDLATVLPKAKLAAVVALDEVLMRVRDAANWRGSGGVRYTSLANAAADASGVQSDLKLAYATEGNVSDPYAGFETRVVPENVTLLPKTKDQITGGNPSGERVHTVKKGDSIASILRDQGATPDEARAVALTLGPRGRDGGLKEGQKVRILMAPSGLGPAARLQPYRVIVANDTTVEAVAALSDVGKYVAVDVQSMNTVAEATTGKDDDDDEDDGSGVRLYQSIYETALRNKVPAAVIEDMVRIYSYDVDFQRKVQPGDSFDVFFAGDDEGTASTEKTEVQFASLTVGGETKKYYRFQTPDDSVVDFYDETGKSAKKFLVRKPVNNAIMRSGFGGRRHPILGYTKMHTGVDWATPYGTPIFASGNGVVEKVGWEGGYGKYVRLKHNNGYETAYGHMSAFAKGMEPGKRVRQGQVIGFVGSTGMSTGAHVHYEILVNGRFVDPMRVKLPRGRSLEGAMMANFEKERDRIDTQMNNRGSAARVSEATGTTPQTRQISR comes from the coding sequence TTGAGCCAGAAGGCGCCACGCGGGAGCGGCTATGCACGTGAGACCGGGATCATCGATCTCGGTCACGAGCCGCCACTTTCCGTCGATGGCTCCGAGGCCGCGGTGATCGATCGCCGTCGCGTCTCCGTACAATGGTTTAGCGGCACTATCCTGACCGGCCTCTGCGGCGCGGCCCTCATCGGCGGCGCCGTTTTTGCGTCGCTCGACGGCGAAATGACCTTTGCCAAGGTGCCGGAGCGCGTCGAAGGCGCATTACGCGGGGCGTTCGGCGCCAACGATCGCACCACCACCCTGCACAAGAGCGACCGCCTGCCGCCGCCCGGCGAATCCAGCGCCTCGCGCAATGTGATGCGGGTATCGACCGTCACCCGCGTCGGCAACCGCGACGTGATGCGGGTACGGCCGTTCGTCCGCATCTCCGGCAATCTGTCGATGACGACGAGCGACCTCAGCTCAAAAATCCCGCCGTTCAACGCCCAGCGCATGCTGACCGATGTCGGCAGCACGACGCAGGCCGCTTCCGAGGATCCGAACAATCCCGAGGCCGTCGAACCCGACGCCGAGGTTTCCTTCGTGACGAAGGATCTCGCGACCGTGCTGCCCAAGGCGAAACTCGCCGCGGTGGTCGCACTCGACGAAGTCCTGATGCGGGTGCGCGATGCCGCGAACTGGCGTGGCTCAGGCGGCGTCCGCTACACCTCGCTTGCCAATGCCGCGGCGGATGCCAGCGGCGTGCAGTCCGATCTCAAGCTCGCCTACGCCACCGAAGGCAACGTTTCCGATCCCTATGCCGGCTTTGAAACGCGCGTGGTGCCGGAAAACGTCACCCTGCTGCCGAAGACCAAAGACCAGATCACCGGCGGCAACCCGTCCGGCGAACGCGTTCACACCGTGAAGAAGGGCGACAGCATCGCCTCGATCCTGCGCGACCAGGGCGCCACGCCCGATGAGGCCAGGGCGGTGGCGCTGACCCTTGGCCCCCGCGGCCGCGACGGCGGCCTCAAGGAAGGCCAGAAGGTCCGCATTCTGATGGCGCCCTCGGGGCTCGGCCCCGCCGCCCGCCTGCAGCCCTATCGCGTGATCGTCGCCAACGACACCACCGTCGAAGCCGTGGCCGCATTGTCGGACGTCGGCAAATACGTCGCCGTCGACGTACAGAGCATGAATACCGTCGCCGAGGCCACCACCGGCAAAGACGACGACGATGATGAGGATGACGGCAGCGGCGTCCGCCTCTACCAGAGCATCTACGAGACCGCGCTGCGCAACAAGGTGCCGGCCGCCGTTATCGAGGACATGGTCCGGATCTATTCCTACGACGTCGACTTCCAGCGCAAGGTACAGCCCGGCGACTCCTTCGACGTGTTCTTCGCCGGCGACGACGAAGGCACCGCCAGCACCGAAAAGACCGAGGTGCAGTTCGCTTCGCTCACCGTCGGCGGCGAGACCAAGAAATACTATCGCTTCCAGACCCCCGACGATTCCGTCGTCGACTTTTACGACGAGACCGGCAAGAGCGCGAAGAAGTTCCTGGTGCGCAAGCCCGTCAACAACGCGATCATGCGTTCGGGCTTCGGCGGCCGCCGCCACCCGATCCTGGGCTACACCAAGATGCACACCGGTGTGGACTGGGCGACCCCCTACGGCACGCCGATTTTCGCCTCCGGCAACGGCGTAGTCGAGAAGGTCGGCTGGGAAGGCGGCTACGGCAAATATGTCCGCCTGAAACACAACAACGGCTACGAGACCGCCTATGGCCATATGTCCGCCTTCGCCAAGGGCATGGAGCCCGGCAAGCGCGTGCGCCAGGGCCAGGTGATCGGCTTCGTCGGATCGACGGGCATGTCGACCGGCGCCCATGTTCACTACGAAATCCTGGTCAACGGCCGCTTCGTCGACCCGATGCGTGTCAAGCTGCCGCGCGGCCGCTCGCTCGAAGGCGCGATGATGGCGAACTTCGAAAAAGAGCGCGATCGCATCGATACCCAGATGAACAACCGCGGCAGCGCGGCCCGCGTATCCGAAGCCACCGGCACCACGCCGCAGACCCGCCAGATCAGCCGCTGA
- the clpB gene encoding ATP-dependent chaperone ClpB, giving the protein MNIEKYTERARGFVQSAQSLAMRDGHQQFSSLHMLKVLLDDSEGLAGGLIDRAGGNSRAILKATEDALKKLPKVSGSGAGQIYLAPDMARAFDAAEKAAEKAGDGFVTVERLLLGLTLEKGSEAGAILGKGGITSQNLNSAIEALRKGRTADSATAENAYDALKKYSRDLTQAARDGKLDPVIGRDEEIRRTIQVLSRRTKNNPVLIGEPGVGKTAIVEGLALRILNGDVPESLKDKKLLSLDMGALIAGAKYRGEFEERLKAVLQEVTSAEGSIILFIDEMHTLVGAGKADGAMDASNLLKPALARGELHCIGATTLDEYRKHVEKDAALARRFQPVFVSEPTVEDTISILRGLKDKYEQHHGVRITDSALVAATTLSNRYITDRFLPDKAIDLMDEASARLKMQVDSKPEELDLMDREIIRLKIEQEALKKETDIGSKSRLQALEKELADLEDKSAALTARWSAEKNKLSDAQKLKSELDALRIELANAQRRGEFQRAGELAYGKIPELEKKLESIEANENPGEMMEEAVTANHIAQVVSRWTGVPVDKMLEGEKDKLLKMEDQLGRRVVGQAEAVRAVATAVRRSRAGLQDPNRPMGSFMFLGPTGVGKTELTKALAEYLFNDETAMVRLDMSEFMEKHSVSRLIGAPPGYVGYDEGGALTEAVRRRPYQVVLFDEIEKAHPDVFNVLLQVLDDGRLTDGQGRTVDFRNTLIIMTSNLGSEFLVNQPEGEDTSEVREQVMGMVRAHFRPEFLNRVDEIILFHRLQKSEMGRIVEIQFARLQRLLEDRKITLTLDAAARDWLAAKGWDPAYGARPLKRVIQRNLQDPLAEMILAGEVADGDRVVISSKGNVLTFNGKSPQTAEIAQFETPVPKRKLN; this is encoded by the coding sequence ATGAATATTGAAAAATACACCGAGCGGGCGCGCGGCTTCGTCCAGTCTGCGCAATCGCTCGCCATGCGCGACGGACACCAGCAGTTCTCGTCGCTGCATATGCTCAAAGTCCTGCTTGATGACAGCGAGGGGCTGGCCGGCGGCCTGATCGACCGCGCCGGCGGTAACTCCCGCGCGATCCTCAAGGCGACCGAGGATGCGCTGAAGAAGCTGCCGAAAGTGTCGGGAAGCGGCGCCGGGCAGATCTATCTTGCGCCCGACATGGCGCGCGCCTTCGATGCGGCGGAAAAGGCGGCCGAGAAGGCCGGCGACGGCTTTGTCACGGTCGAGCGGCTGCTGCTGGGCCTGACGCTCGAGAAGGGCAGCGAGGCCGGTGCCATTCTCGGCAAGGGCGGCATCACGTCTCAAAATCTCAATTCGGCGATCGAAGCGCTGCGCAAGGGCCGGACCGCCGATAGCGCGACGGCCGAAAATGCCTATGACGCCCTGAAGAAATATTCCCGCGACCTCACGCAGGCCGCGCGCGACGGCAAGCTCGATCCCGTGATCGGTCGCGACGAGGAAATCCGCCGCACCATCCAGGTGCTGTCCCGCCGCACCAAGAACAATCCCGTGCTGATCGGCGAGCCCGGCGTCGGCAAGACCGCCATCGTCGAGGGTCTGGCGCTGCGCATCCTCAACGGCGACGTGCCGGAGAGCCTGAAGGACAAGAAGCTGCTGTCGCTCGATATGGGCGCTCTGATCGCGGGCGCCAAATATCGCGGCGAGTTCGAGGAGCGGCTGAAGGCCGTGCTGCAGGAAGTCACCAGCGCCGAGGGCTCGATCATCCTGTTCATCGACGAGATGCATACGCTGGTCGGCGCCGGCAAGGCTGACGGCGCGATGGACGCGTCCAACCTGCTGAAGCCCGCATTGGCGCGTGGCGAGCTGCACTGCATCGGCGCCACCACGCTCGACGAATACCGCAAGCATGTCGAAAAGGACGCCGCGCTGGCGCGCCGGTTCCAGCCGGTATTCGTCTCCGAGCCGACGGTCGAGGATACCATCTCGATCCTGCGCGGCCTGAAGGACAAATACGAGCAGCATCACGGCGTTCGTATCACCGATTCCGCGCTGGTCGCCGCGACCACGCTGTCGAACCGCTACATCACCGACCGTTTCCTGCCCGACAAGGCGATCGACCTGATGGACGAGGCTTCGGCGCGGCTGAAGATGCAGGTCGATTCCAAGCCCGAAGAGCTTGATTTGATGGACCGGGAAATCATCCGGCTGAAGATCGAGCAGGAGGCGCTGAAGAAGGAAACCGACATCGGCTCCAAGAGCCGCCTGCAGGCGCTGGAAAAGGAATTGGCCGATCTCGAGGACAAATCGGCGGCGCTGACGGCGCGCTGGAGCGCGGAGAAGAACAAGCTCTCCGACGCGCAGAAGCTGAAAAGCGAGCTCGACGCCTTGCGCATCGAACTGGCGAACGCGCAACGCCGCGGTGAATTCCAGCGCGCGGGCGAGCTCGCCTATGGCAAGATTCCGGAACTGGAGAAGAAGCTCGAATCCATCGAGGCCAACGAAAACCCCGGCGAGATGATGGAGGAGGCGGTGACCGCCAACCACATCGCGCAGGTGGTGTCGCGCTGGACCGGCGTTCCCGTCGACAAGATGCTGGAAGGCGAAAAGGACAAGCTGCTGAAGATGGAGGACCAGCTCGGCAGGCGCGTGGTCGGCCAGGCCGAAGCCGTGCGTGCCGTGGCAACCGCCGTGCGCCGTTCGCGTGCGGGCCTGCAGGACCCGAACCGCCCGATGGGCTCGTTCATGTTTTTGGGCCCGACCGGCGTCGGCAAGACCGAGCTGACCAAAGCGCTGGCGGAATATCTGTTCAACGACGAGACCGCGATGGTCCGCCTCGACATGTCCGAGTTCATGGAAAAGCACTCGGTGTCACGGCTGATCGGCGCGCCTCCCGGCTATGTCGGCTATGACGAGGGCGGGGCGCTCACCGAGGCGGTGCGGCGCAGGCCCTATCAGGTCGTGCTGTTCGACGAGATCGAGAAGGCGCACCCTGATGTCTTCAACGTGCTGCTGCAGGTGCTCGACGACGGCCGCCTGACCGATGGCCAGGGCCGCACCGTCGACTTCCGCAACACGCTGATCATCATGACCTCGAATCTCGGTTCGGAATTTTTGGTGAACCAGCCGGAAGGCGAGGATACGTCCGAAGTGCGCGAGCAGGTGATGGGGATGGTGCGGGCGCATTTCCGGCCCGAATTCCTCAACCGCGTCGACGAGATCATCCTGTTCCACCGCCTGCAGAAGAGCGAGATGGGGCGGATCGTCGAGATCCAGTTCGCTCGTCTCCAGAGGCTTCTGGAGGATCGCAAGATCACGCTGACGCTCGATGCCGCGGCGCGCGATTGGCTGGCCGCCAAGGGCTGGGATCCCGCCTATGGCGCGAGGCCCCTGAAGCGGGTGATCCAGCGCAACCTGCAGGACCCGCTGGCCGAGATGATCCTCGCCGGCGAAGTCGCCGATGGCGACCGCGTCGTGATCTCGAGCAAGGGCAACGTGCTGACCTTCAACGGCAAGTCGCCGCAGACCGCCGAGATCGCGCAGTTCGAAACGCCGGTGCCGAAGCGTAAGTTGAACTGA